A single Nocardioides bizhenqiangii DNA region contains:
- a CDS encoding class I SAM-dependent methyltransferase, translating to MYAGSAAYYARGRVPYPAELADLLVDELALDGRGRLLDLGCGPGSLTLPLAPYFEQTVAVDADEQMLAEGARLAQAAGITNVSWVCSRAEDVSRSLGDFRMATMAQSFHWMDRDRVAGLLRQLLIPGGALAFVHATTHQGIEGTDRVPHPRPPWEQIEALVADYLGQERRAGRGYRQIDSVTEDERGQVEARIFGRAGFAGPKRLEVPGWVVTRSADEIVASVFSLSFAAPHLFGDRVGSFEHELRILLTQASPTGRFSEAMREIAVDLWTAD from the coding sequence TTGTACGCGGGCAGCGCCGCCTACTACGCACGGGGGCGAGTGCCCTACCCGGCGGAACTGGCCGATCTCCTGGTCGATGAGCTCGCCCTCGACGGCCGCGGTCGCCTCCTGGATCTTGGCTGTGGGCCAGGATCACTCACGTTGCCGCTAGCGCCCTATTTCGAGCAGACCGTCGCTGTGGACGCCGACGAGCAGATGCTGGCCGAAGGCGCACGACTGGCGCAGGCAGCTGGCATCACGAACGTCAGTTGGGTGTGCTCACGTGCCGAGGACGTCTCGCGGTCGTTGGGTGACTTCCGCATGGCGACGATGGCGCAGTCCTTCCACTGGATGGACCGTGACCGAGTCGCTGGCCTGCTGCGCCAGTTGCTCATCCCTGGCGGCGCCCTCGCGTTCGTGCATGCCACCACGCACCAAGGCATCGAAGGTACCGATCGCGTGCCACATCCGCGGCCGCCATGGGAACAGATCGAGGCTCTGGTGGCTGACTACCTGGGCCAGGAGCGCCGAGCGGGCCGCGGATATCGACAGATCGACTCCGTCACGGAGGATGAGCGTGGGCAGGTCGAGGCCCGGATCTTCGGCAGGGCCGGCTTCGCCGGGCCAAAGCGCCTCGAGGTGCCGGGGTGGGTCGTGACCCGCAGCGCCGACGAGATCGTCGCGAGCGTGTTCTCCCTGTCCTTCGCGGCTCCCCACCTGTTCGGCGACCGCGTCGGCTCGTTCGAGCACGAGCTGCGGATTCTGCTGACCCAAGCCAGCCCGACCGGGCGCTTCAGCGAAGCGATGCGCGAGATCGCGGTAGATCTCTGGACTGCCGACTGA
- a CDS encoding MATE family efflux transporter, which produces MSRRRAMVTTRRLPRGRPRLTSDDREIGRLAVPAFLALVAEPLFLLGDAAVVGHLGTRELAGLGIAGTVLQTIVGLCVFLAYGTTAGVARQLGAGRRTAALAQGVDGLWLAVVIGVPTTVVGILLTGPMVAALGPGAAVAAEAEIYLRIALLGVTPLLVMLAATGVLRGLQDTRTPLVVAVVGNVVNLVLNVVLVYGVGPLPHLGIAGSALGSVLAQVGCAAALVLVVVRAARREGASLRPDAPGIRTAARAGVPLLVRTLTLRASLLVTTYAVVLTAQSTADEAVPIATHQLAMTLWTFLAFVLDAIAIAAQAITGRHLGAGDVAATRAVTRRMVGWGVVTGVATGVALAAASPVLGVLFTTDDAVRRALVPVLLVAALAQPVAGVVFVLDGVLIGAGDGTYLAWAGLAVLGGYAPLVLGAAVVTDDWVGGGLPWLWAVFGLVFMGGRFVTLTRRAASDRWLVTGADR; this is translated from the coding sequence ATGTCCCGGCGGCGCGCGATGGTGACCACCCGCCGACTCCCTCGAGGACGACCACGACTGACCTCCGACGACCGCGAGATCGGGCGGCTCGCCGTACCCGCTTTCCTTGCGCTGGTCGCCGAGCCGCTCTTCCTCTTGGGCGACGCAGCGGTGGTCGGCCACCTCGGCACCCGCGAGCTCGCCGGTCTCGGGATCGCCGGCACGGTGCTGCAGACCATCGTCGGCCTGTGCGTCTTCCTCGCCTACGGCACCACGGCCGGGGTCGCCCGGCAACTCGGTGCGGGCCGACGGACCGCCGCCCTGGCGCAGGGGGTGGACGGGCTGTGGCTTGCCGTGGTGATCGGCGTGCCCACGACCGTCGTCGGCATCCTGCTCACGGGCCCGATGGTGGCTGCGCTCGGGCCTGGTGCGGCCGTCGCGGCCGAGGCCGAGATCTACCTCCGGATCGCGCTGCTCGGCGTGACGCCGCTGCTCGTCATGCTCGCGGCGACCGGCGTGCTGCGTGGTCTCCAGGACACCCGCACCCCGCTGGTGGTGGCGGTGGTCGGCAACGTGGTCAACCTGGTTCTCAACGTCGTCCTGGTCTACGGCGTCGGGCCGCTGCCCCACCTCGGGATCGCCGGGTCCGCCCTCGGGTCGGTGCTGGCCCAGGTCGGCTGCGCCGCGGCGCTGGTGCTGGTGGTCGTCCGGGCCGCCCGGCGCGAGGGCGCCTCGCTCCGACCCGACGCACCAGGGATCCGTACGGCGGCCCGGGCCGGCGTACCCCTCCTGGTCCGCACGCTCACGCTGCGCGCGTCGCTGCTGGTGACGACGTACGCCGTCGTGCTGACGGCGCAGTCCACCGCCGACGAGGCGGTGCCGATCGCGACCCACCAGCTGGCGATGACGCTGTGGACCTTCCTCGCGTTCGTGCTCGACGCGATCGCCATCGCCGCCCAGGCGATCACCGGTCGCCACCTCGGGGCGGGCGACGTCGCCGCCACGCGCGCGGTCACCCGGCGGATGGTCGGGTGGGGCGTCGTCACCGGGGTGGCCACCGGCGTCGCGCTGGCGGCGGCGAGCCCGGTGCTCGGCGTGCTGTTCACCACCGATGACGCCGTCCGGCGGGCGCTGGTGCCCGTGCTGCTCGTCGCGGCCCTCGCCCAGCCGGTGGCCGGTGTCGTGTTCGTGCTCGACGGCGTGCTGATCGGCGCCGGCGACGGCACCTACCTGGCGTGGGCGGGACTCGCGGTCCTCGGCGGCTACGCTCCGCTCGTGCTGGGTGCAGCGGTGGTCACCGACGACTGGGTGGGCGGCGGCCTGCCCTGGCTGTGGGCGGTCTTCGGCCTGGTGTTCATGGGTGGCCGCTTCGTCACCCTCACCCGCCGGGCGGCCAGCGACCGGTGGCTGGTGACGGGGGCCGACCGATGA
- the dnaB gene encoding replicative DNA helicase: MAAEQSVLGAMLISKDAIADVLEAVRGVDYYRPAHESIHDAIIDLYGRGEPADMVTVADELGRRGELQRIGGAPYLHTLAANVPIAANAGFYAEIVREKAILRRLVDAGTKIVQIGYAGEGEVDHIVDAAQAEVYSVTERRKAEDYAPLSDIMDGVLDEIEAIESREAGIYGVPTGFAELDDLTNGLHAGQMIVVAARPAMGKSTLALDLCRAASIGNNLTSAFFSLEMTKSEITMRLLSAEGRIPLNHIRNGKMSTEEWDRLARHVAKVSSAPMFIDDSPNMTMMEIRAKARRLKQRHDLKLVVIDYLQLMTSGKKVESRQLEVSEFSRQIKLLAKELEVPIIALSQLNRGPEQRADKRPMMSDLRESGSIEQDADMVILLHRDDVFEKESTRPGEADLIVAKHRNGATRDIVVAFQGHYSRFVDMAH, encoded by the coding sequence CTGGCGGCGGAGCAGTCGGTGCTCGGCGCGATGCTGATCTCGAAGGACGCGATCGCCGACGTGCTCGAGGCGGTGCGGGGCGTCGACTACTACCGTCCGGCGCACGAGTCGATCCACGACGCGATCATCGACCTCTACGGCCGCGGCGAGCCCGCCGACATGGTGACCGTCGCCGACGAGCTGGGGCGACGGGGCGAGCTGCAGCGGATCGGCGGCGCCCCCTACCTCCACACGCTCGCGGCCAACGTCCCGATCGCCGCCAACGCCGGGTTCTACGCCGAGATCGTCCGGGAGAAGGCGATCCTGCGCCGCCTGGTCGACGCCGGCACCAAGATCGTGCAGATCGGCTACGCCGGGGAGGGCGAGGTCGACCACATCGTCGACGCCGCGCAGGCCGAGGTCTACAGCGTCACCGAGCGCCGCAAGGCCGAGGACTACGCCCCGCTGAGCGACATCATGGACGGCGTCCTCGACGAGATCGAGGCGATCGAGAGCCGCGAGGCCGGAATCTACGGCGTGCCCACCGGCTTCGCCGAGCTCGACGACCTGACCAACGGCCTCCACGCCGGCCAGATGATCGTCGTCGCCGCCAGGCCGGCGATGGGCAAGTCGACGCTCGCTCTCGACCTGTGCCGGGCCGCGTCGATCGGCAACAACCTCACCAGCGCCTTCTTCAGCCTGGAGATGACGAAGTCGGAGATCACGATGCGGCTGCTGTCGGCCGAGGGTCGGATCCCGCTCAACCACATCCGCAACGGCAAGATGTCGACGGAGGAGTGGGACCGGCTGGCCCGCCACGTGGCCAAGGTGTCCTCGGCGCCGATGTTCATCGACGACAGCCCCAACATGACGATGATGGAGATCCGGGCGAAGGCCCGGCGGCTCAAGCAGCGGCACGACCTCAAGCTCGTCGTCATCGACTACCTCCAGCTGATGACGTCCGGCAAAAAGGTCGAGTCCCGCCAGCTCGAGGTCTCCGAGTTCTCCCGCCAGATCAAGCTCCTGGCCAAGGAGCTCGAGGTCCCGATCATCGCGCTCTCCCAGCTCAACCGTGGTCCCGAGCAGCGCGCCGACAAGCGTCCGATGATGAGCGACCTTCGCGAATCGGGCAGCATCGAGCAGGACGCGGACATGGTGATCCTGCTGCACCGCGACGACGTCTTCGAGAAGGAGTCGACCCGGCCCGGCGAGGCCGACCTGATCGTCGCCAAGCACCGCAACGGCGCCACCCGCGACATTGTCGTGGCCTTCCAGGGCCACTACTCCCGCTTCGTCGACATGGCCCACTGA
- a CDS encoding NADPH-dependent FMN reductase, which translates to MTNEHDKLRIAIIVGSTRPGRRGADVAAWVADAARRRTDATYDVVDLADHPLPHLDEAMPPILGSYTEPHTRAWAATIAEYDGFIVVTPEYNHSIPGVLKNAIDFLFAERNHKAAGVVAYGAENGARAAEHLRQIFGELKVPVVRQYVGLSLYLDFEDFERLAPRPELSGSLETLFDEVTLWGEALRRVRVGRLAAA; encoded by the coding sequence ATGACCAACGAACACGACAAGCTCAGGATCGCGATCATCGTCGGCAGCACCCGCCCCGGCCGGCGAGGTGCCGACGTCGCCGCATGGGTGGCCGACGCGGCACGGCGCCGGACGGACGCGACGTACGACGTCGTCGATCTTGCCGACCACCCGCTCCCGCACCTCGACGAGGCGATGCCGCCGATCCTCGGCTCGTACACCGAGCCGCACACCCGCGCGTGGGCCGCGACCATCGCGGAGTACGACGGGTTCATCGTCGTCACGCCGGAGTACAACCACTCGATCCCCGGCGTGCTGAAGAACGCCATCGACTTCCTGTTCGCCGAGCGGAACCACAAGGCCGCCGGCGTGGTCGCCTACGGCGCCGAGAACGGAGCCCGGGCAGCAGAGCACCTCCGGCAGATCTTCGGCGAGCTCAAGGTCCCGGTCGTGCGGCAGTACGTCGGCCTGTCGCTCTACCTCGACTTCGAGGACTTCGAGCGACTTGCTCCGCGTCCCGAGCTGTCCGGCAGCCTCGAGACGCTCTTCGACGAGGTGACGCTCTGGGGCGAGGCCCTGCGGCGGGTCCGCGTCGGCCGGCTCGCCGCTGCCTAG
- a CDS encoding sigma-70 family RNA polymerase sigma factor, with amino-acid sequence MNDERSLAERFEEHRRHLHAVAYRVLGSASDAEDAVQEAWLRLHRSDAADIDNLGGWLTTVVGRIALNTLRSRSTRREDSLDERIERLPDPVVTLDDGSQPEDHALLADSVGLALLAVLDQLSPAERLAFVLHDLFAVPFEEIAPVVDRSAAATRQLASRARRRIRGTGLSPTDSAARQREIVDAFFAAAHGGDFSRLVSVLDPDVVLRSDLGALRGGVVEYDGAETVAGNALMFASPERVVRPALVDGRAGVVITVDGGLFSVMAFTVTGGRIVEIDVHADPEQLARVATSLPAIG; translated from the coding sequence GTGAACGACGAACGCAGCCTGGCCGAGCGATTCGAGGAGCACCGCCGTCACCTGCACGCCGTCGCCTACCGGGTGCTCGGCTCCGCCAGTGACGCGGAGGACGCTGTCCAGGAAGCGTGGCTGCGGCTGCACCGTTCCGACGCGGCGGACATCGACAACCTGGGTGGCTGGCTGACGACCGTCGTGGGCCGGATCGCGCTGAACACGCTCCGCTCCCGGTCCACCCGGAGGGAGGACTCACTCGACGAGCGGATCGAGCGCCTCCCCGATCCGGTCGTCACCCTTGACGACGGCTCGCAGCCGGAGGACCACGCCCTGCTCGCCGACTCGGTCGGGCTCGCCCTGCTGGCCGTCCTCGACCAGCTCTCCCCGGCCGAGCGGTTGGCGTTCGTGCTCCACGACCTGTTCGCCGTGCCGTTCGAGGAGATCGCCCCGGTGGTCGACCGCTCCGCGGCCGCCACCCGTCAGCTGGCGAGCCGGGCCCGACGCAGGATCCGCGGCACCGGACTCTCCCCGACCGACAGCGCTGCGCGTCAACGCGAGATCGTCGACGCCTTCTTCGCCGCCGCCCACGGCGGTGACTTCTCCCGACTGGTCAGCGTGCTCGACCCGGATGTCGTGCTCCGCTCCGACCTGGGTGCGCTGCGCGGAGGAGTCGTGGAGTACGACGGTGCCGAGACCGTGGCCGGCAACGCCCTCATGTTCGCTAGCCCGGAGCGGGTCGTCCGCCCGGCGCTGGTCGACGGCCGGGCCGGCGTGGTCATCACGGTCGACGGCGGGCTGTTCAGCGTCATGGCGTTCACCGTGACCGGCGGGCGGATCGTCGAGATCGACGTGCACGCCGATCCCGAGCAGCTGGCGCGGGTCGCGACCTCGCTGCCGGCGATCGGATGA
- a CDS encoding alpha/beta hydrolase yields MTTTALLDIDLPTTTAPPSSGVGKRVGPRERNVFLTATAAVMLHIADDNFLQPEPGVSAGDHLVSGLVPLGLLAIAAAGYLRVRPGARAVLAIVVGLMGMVTGFAEAGYYTVTVGPSGDDFTGLVAGFAGLALLGLAGAVLWRTRKPGPTRRRRYLRRGLLGLLGVALVAEVFAPFAGGYIATHVHTAGVPEAHLGAPYEDVTFTTSDGLEIHGWYVPSRNGAAVILPGRTKSQPHARMLVEHGYGVLLFDRRGEGASEGDPHLFAWPGARDVHAAVEFLEDQPEVDPARIGGLGLSMSGEMLLQAAAESPKLAAVVSEGAGTRSLEEKLADYSAGMVVRGFHGLVAHQASLMLFSNESTPPNLVDLMPAIAPRPVLLIWAPNSPNGEGLNPTYQRQIGPSADIWTLHDAPHVGGLKTHPEEYERRVVDFFDQALLGR; encoded by the coding sequence ATGACCACGACAGCACTTCTCGACATCGATCTGCCCACGACGACCGCGCCCCCGAGCTCCGGCGTTGGCAAGCGCGTTGGCCCACGCGAGCGCAACGTGTTCCTGACGGCTACCGCCGCGGTGATGCTGCACATCGCCGACGACAACTTCCTCCAGCCGGAGCCCGGCGTCTCGGCCGGCGACCACCTGGTCAGCGGCCTCGTCCCCCTAGGACTGCTGGCCATCGCGGCAGCGGGGTACCTGCGGGTCCGGCCGGGGGCGCGAGCCGTGCTCGCGATCGTCGTCGGCCTGATGGGGATGGTGACCGGTTTCGCCGAGGCCGGCTACTACACGGTGACGGTGGGACCGTCGGGCGACGACTTCACCGGGTTGGTCGCCGGCTTCGCCGGCCTGGCTCTGCTCGGGCTCGCCGGGGCTGTCCTGTGGCGCACCCGGAAACCGGGCCCGACGCGGCGCCGCCGCTACCTCCGCCGCGGCCTCCTCGGCCTCCTCGGGGTGGCGCTCGTGGCCGAGGTCTTCGCACCCTTCGCAGGCGGCTACATCGCGACCCACGTGCACACTGCCGGCGTCCCGGAGGCACACCTCGGCGCGCCGTACGAGGACGTCACCTTCACCACCAGCGATGGCCTCGAGATCCACGGCTGGTACGTCCCCTCCCGCAACGGGGCTGCGGTGATCCTCCCCGGCCGGACCAAGTCGCAGCCGCACGCGCGGATGCTCGTGGAGCACGGGTACGGCGTGCTGCTCTTCGACCGGCGCGGTGAGGGTGCCAGCGAGGGAGATCCGCATCTCTTCGCCTGGCCAGGGGCACGCGACGTGCACGCCGCGGTCGAGTTCCTCGAGGACCAGCCCGAGGTGGACCCGGCAAGGATCGGCGGGCTCGGGCTGTCGATGTCCGGCGAGATGCTGCTCCAGGCCGCGGCCGAGAGTCCCAAGCTGGCGGCTGTGGTGTCCGAGGGAGCCGGCACCCGTTCACTGGAGGAGAAGCTCGCGGACTACTCCGCCGGCATGGTCGTACGGGGCTTCCATGGGCTCGTCGCCCACCAGGCGTCGCTGATGCTGTTCTCCAACGAGAGCACCCCGCCTAACCTTGTCGACCTGATGCCCGCGATCGCGCCGCGTCCCGTGCTGCTCATCTGGGCGCCGAACAGTCCCAACGGGGAGGGTCTCAACCCTACCTACCAGAGGCAGATCGGGCCGTCCGCCGACATCTGGACGCTTCACGACGCTCCCCACGTCGGCGGCCTGAAGACGCATCCTGAGGAGTACGAGCGCCGGGTCGTCGACTTCTTCGACCAGGCGCTGCTCGGGAGATAG
- a CDS encoding helix-turn-helix domain-containing protein: MIEGELGSFLRARREAVRPEDVGLPRGERRRTPGLRRSELATLAGISVEYLTRLEQGRDRRPSTQVVAAVADALRLDAADRSHLHQLVALSQGTELVCGDGCPGARDVPPGLLTLLDRLEPTPAVLVGPQTELVAWTDAFDRLVRPLGMLDDARRELLRYAFSDDRARGAVADWTVLADALVTWLHVHSGPGTGAVVAELSATLGREFTSRWESRPTGTCDLGLRAVVHPEVGLVRISPEVLLAGDTLTLVVLLPADGAAQAALDRLTGRHPGALRQVLP; this comes from the coding sequence GTGATCGAAGGTGAGCTCGGCAGCTTCCTGCGGGCGCGCCGGGAAGCGGTGCGGCCCGAGGACGTCGGCCTGCCCAGGGGCGAGCGCCGGCGGACGCCCGGGCTGCGTCGTTCGGAGCTGGCGACGCTGGCGGGCATCAGCGTCGAGTACCTGACCCGGCTCGAGCAGGGACGGGACCGGCGACCCTCGACCCAGGTCGTGGCCGCGGTCGCGGACGCGCTGCGACTCGATGCCGCCGACCGGTCGCACCTCCACCAGCTGGTGGCGCTGAGCCAGGGCACCGAGCTCGTCTGCGGTGACGGCTGTCCCGGAGCGCGCGATGTGCCGCCGGGCCTGCTGACGTTGCTCGACCGGCTCGAGCCGACCCCCGCCGTGCTGGTCGGTCCGCAGACCGAGCTGGTGGCCTGGACCGACGCGTTCGACCGGCTGGTCCGGCCGCTCGGGATGCTCGACGACGCGCGACGGGAGCTGCTCCGCTACGCCTTCTCGGACGACCGTGCCCGCGGCGCGGTCGCCGACTGGACGGTCCTGGCCGACGCGCTCGTCACCTGGCTGCACGTCCACAGCGGGCCGGGCACCGGCGCCGTCGTCGCCGAGCTCTCCGCCACGCTCGGCAGGGAATTCACGTCGCGGTGGGAGAGCCGGCCGACGGGGACCTGCGACCTCGGGCTGCGAGCAGTCGTGCACCCCGAGGTCGGCCTGGTCCGGATCTCACCCGAGGTGCTCCTGGCAGGCGACACGCTGACACTGGTGGTCCTGCTCCCCGCCGACGGAGCAGCCCAGGCCGCGCTCGACCGGCTGACCGGCCGGCACCCCGGCGCGCTACGTCAGGTCTTGCCCTAG
- a CDS encoding MBL fold metallo-hydrolase, which yields MLTQVAEGVLVHQSALLQNNTVAVQGRAGVLLVDPGTTGDEMACLANDLREVGQPVVAGFATHPDWDHVLWHAELGDAPRYGTARCAARMRDLLSSPDWKIRVAEGLPPEIADETPLDLFGLVVGLPAGATEVPWDGPRVRIIEHPAHAPGHAALLIEECGVLVAGDMLSDVFIPMLDDFTESNDPIEEYLTGLRLLEGVADGVDVVIPGHGSAGGADQLRARIEQDRSYLHALRDGRTPDDPRIGASAKPGWEWVSDIHAGQAHSLARRRARDAAGR from the coding sequence ATGCTGACGCAGGTCGCAGAAGGCGTGCTGGTCCACCAGAGCGCGTTGCTCCAGAACAACACCGTCGCGGTCCAGGGCCGGGCCGGCGTCCTGCTCGTCGACCCCGGCACCACCGGCGACGAGATGGCCTGTCTCGCGAACGACCTCCGCGAGGTCGGCCAGCCGGTGGTGGCCGGCTTCGCGACACATCCTGATTGGGATCACGTGCTCTGGCACGCCGAGCTCGGCGACGCACCTCGATACGGCACCGCCCGGTGCGCGGCCCGGATGCGGGACCTGCTGTCGAGCCCGGACTGGAAGATCCGCGTCGCCGAAGGGTTGCCACCGGAGATCGCCGACGAGACGCCGCTGGACCTGTTCGGCCTCGTCGTCGGTCTGCCGGCGGGCGCCACGGAGGTTCCGTGGGACGGCCCTCGGGTCCGGATCATCGAGCATCCGGCGCATGCACCCGGCCATGCGGCGTTGTTGATCGAGGAGTGCGGAGTCCTCGTCGCCGGCGACATGCTCTCCGACGTGTTCATCCCGATGCTCGACGACTTCACCGAGTCCAACGACCCGATCGAGGAGTACCTGACCGGGCTCCGCCTGCTGGAGGGCGTGGCGGACGGCGTCGATGTCGTCATCCCGGGCCACGGGTCGGCCGGCGGAGCCGATCAGCTGCGCGCACGGATCGAGCAGGACCGCTCCTACCTGCACGCGCTGCGTGACGGCCGCACCCCCGACGACCCGCGGATCGGCGCATCCGCCAAGCCCGGCTGGGAATGGGTCAGCGACATCCACGCCGGGCAGGCCCACAGCCTCGCCCGGAGAAGGGCTCGCGACGCGGCCGGGCGATGA
- a CDS encoding glycoside hydrolase family 16 protein produces the protein MWVQDFEGPAGQPPDPQIWTHELGGGGWGDRQLQVYTADPGNAALDGAGNLAITARRETDGTVTSARLTTRDRFAPTYGRVEARLKVPDGRGTWPAFWMLGTDIGRVGWPACGEIDVMEHVGSEPRRCHGTVHGPGYSGLAGGIGSPIDAGTDLTEDFHEYAVAWDRSGITWLLDGCEHHRLTPPDVPGPWPFDHPFYLLVNLAIGGNWPGNDTDDPDLPAVLLVDRISVEACG, from the coding sequence ATGTGGGTCCAGGACTTCGAGGGACCGGCAGGGCAGCCGCCCGACCCGCAGATCTGGACCCATGAGCTCGGCGGCGGGGGTTGGGGTGACCGTCAGCTGCAGGTCTACACAGCCGACCCGGGCAACGCGGCCCTCGACGGTGCCGGGAACCTCGCGATCACCGCGCGGCGGGAGACGGACGGCACTGTCACCTCGGCGCGACTCACGACACGGGACCGATTCGCCCCGACGTACGGCCGGGTCGAGGCGCGGCTCAAGGTGCCCGACGGTCGTGGCACCTGGCCGGCATTCTGGATGCTGGGCACCGACATCGGCCGGGTGGGCTGGCCGGCCTGTGGCGAGATCGACGTGATGGAGCACGTCGGCTCTGAGCCACGGCGCTGCCACGGGACGGTGCACGGTCCCGGTTACAGCGGACTCGCCGGGGGGATCGGCAGCCCCATCGACGCGGGAACGGACCTGACCGAGGACTTCCACGAGTACGCCGTGGCGTGGGACAGATCCGGGATCACCTGGCTCCTCGACGGCTGCGAGCACCACCGGCTCACGCCGCCCGACGTGCCCGGGCCGTGGCCTTTCGACCACCCCTTCTATCTCCTGGTCAATCTCGCGATCGGGGGCAACTGGCCCGGCAACGACACCGACGACCCGGACCTCCCGGCGGTGCTCCTGGTCGACCGGATCAGCGTCGAGGCGTGCGGCTAG
- a CDS encoding carboxymuconolactone decarboxylase family protein, which yields MTFEPRMANPAQILPDSFKGMGHLMAAVAKGGLSATTAELVALRASQLNGCSACVQSHVEALQGAGESVDRIVGVSAWGESPYYDEAERAALALTDALTRLADSHDAVSDELWREVTKHYDEKQVSALILQISTVNLFNRINVTVRERADKPSWKQA from the coding sequence ATGACCTTCGAGCCGCGCATGGCCAACCCCGCCCAGATCCTGCCCGACTCCTTCAAGGGCATGGGCCACCTGATGGCCGCCGTCGCCAAGGGCGGCCTGTCCGCGACCACCGCGGAACTCGTCGCGCTCCGCGCGAGCCAGCTCAACGGCTGCAGCGCCTGCGTCCAGAGCCACGTCGAGGCGCTCCAAGGCGCCGGCGAATCCGTGGACCGCATCGTCGGCGTCAGCGCGTGGGGCGAGTCGCCGTACTACGACGAGGCGGAGCGCGCCGCGCTCGCACTGACCGACGCGCTGACCCGTCTGGCCGACAGCCACGACGCAGTGTCCGACGAGCTGTGGCGCGAGGTGACCAAGCACTACGACGAGAAGCAGGTGTCGGCGCTGATCCTGCAGATCTCGACCGTGAACCTGTTCAACCGGATCAACGTGACGGTGCGCGAGCGTGCCGACAAGCCGAGCTGGAAGCAGGCCTGA
- a CDS encoding winged helix-turn-helix transcriptional regulator, with protein MDKKALSGNPPASRPNPLPGCPMAAAFAAVGGKWKLTLIYWLAHGESHFAGLRRRAAPITPKVLAEQLRELEADGLVERIETGPVPAPVIYRLTPYGTTVLPVVESVRLWGEAHLERTHGEAAPTDRMSCGRAVA; from the coding sequence GTGGACAAGAAGGCACTTTCAGGTAACCCCCCCGCGTCCCGCCCCAACCCGCTGCCCGGCTGCCCGATGGCTGCGGCGTTCGCGGCGGTCGGCGGGAAGTGGAAGCTGACCTTGATCTACTGGCTGGCTCACGGTGAGTCGCACTTCGCGGGTCTCCGTCGTCGCGCCGCACCGATCACGCCGAAGGTGCTCGCCGAACAGCTGCGGGAGCTGGAGGCCGACGGACTGGTCGAGCGGATCGAGACCGGGCCAGTGCCGGCACCGGTCATCTACCGGCTGACGCCGTACGGCACGACGGTGCTGCCGGTGGTGGAGAGCGTCCGGCTGTGGGGCGAGGCCCACCTCGAGCGCACTCATGGGGAGGCCGCGCCGACCGACCGGATGTCGTGCGGTCGAGCGGTCGCGTAG
- a CDS encoding alpha/beta fold hydrolase, which yields MTTVEANGVTLGVEHFGDAAATLVLCAGGTTMLSWPDNVCESLARSGRHVVRYDLRDSGTSTTVDPQAPAYTLRDLAADAAALARELDDRPAHLAGIGVGGMVAQVAALDHPEAFEALTLFGTRPVAPGPVDDDLPDHDAPTMGRLFSRAMPDWSDREAVTEFAAEGAAILGNDPVAARAAAARIWDRTPGTTPAVQMANQLGIVFAALDCTPRWRERLAELATPTLVVHGRRDPFFPVGNGEALAREIPGARLLVLEQASTAIPEAATDQVAAAMLDR from the coding sequence ATGACAACGGTCGAGGCGAACGGCGTGACGCTGGGCGTCGAGCACTTCGGAGACGCGGCGGCGACGCTCGTGCTCTGCGCGGGCGGGACGACGATGCTCTCCTGGCCCGACAACGTCTGCGAGTCCCTCGCGCGCAGCGGACGTCACGTCGTGCGCTACGACCTGCGCGATTCCGGCACCTCGACCACGGTCGATCCCCAGGCGCCGGCGTACACGCTGCGCGACCTTGCCGCCGACGCCGCGGCCCTCGCCCGTGAGCTCGACGACCGGCCGGCGCACCTGGCGGGGATCGGCGTCGGTGGGATGGTCGCTCAGGTCGCCGCGCTCGACCACCCCGAGGCGTTCGAGGCGCTGACCCTCTTTGGTACGCGACCGGTCGCCCCGGGCCCGGTCGACGACGACCTGCCCGACCACGATGCGCCGACGATGGGCCGGCTGTTCTCCCGCGCGATGCCCGACTGGTCCGACCGCGAGGCCGTGACGGAGTTCGCCGCCGAGGGCGCTGCGATCCTCGGAAACGACCCCGTCGCCGCCCGTGCCGCCGCCGCTCGCATCTGGGACCGCACACCGGGCACGACGCCTGCCGTGCAGATGGCCAACCAGCTGGGCATCGTGTTCGCCGCGCTCGACTGCACGCCGCGCTGGCGCGAGCGCCTCGCCGAGCTCGCGACGCCGACCCTGGTGGTGCACGGCCGTCGGGACCCGTTCTTCCCGGTCGGCAACGGCGAAGCGCTCGCGCGCGAGATCCCCGGTGCCCGACTCCTCGTCCTCGAACAGGCCTCGACGGCGATCCCCGAGGCCGCCACCGATCAGGTCGCGGCGGCGATGCTGGATCGCTGA